In Euphorbia lathyris chromosome 10, ddEupLath1.1, whole genome shotgun sequence, a single genomic region encodes these proteins:
- the LOC136208568 gene encoding uncharacterized protein: MKFQKQGRKLTILHKKLIVDNSKMNVGPVRTYRQIKENVGGYNNVGASKQDFKNFHRDLKAYIYESDAQMFIDIFSKKKLLWSAFFSTLIWMKTIISAELYGQTPFVERIMLYLVIWYLLTQHTKQTDIT, translated from the exons atgaaatttcaaaaacaggGAAGAAAACTGACAATACTACACAAGAAGTTGATTGTTGATAATTCTAAG ATGAATGTCGGACCCGTAAGAACATACaggcaaataaaagaaaatgttggAGGATACAACAATGTAGGAGCATCTAAGCAAGATTTCAAAAACTTCCACAGAGATTTAAAGGCTTACATTTATGAGTCAGATGCCCAAATGTTTATTGACATTTTCAGCAAGAAAAAACTTCTATGGTCTGCTTTTTTTTCGACTTTGATATGGATGAAGACGATCATCTCTGCAGAGCTTTATGGGCAGACCCCATTTGTAGAAAGAATTATGctctatttggtgatatggtatCTTTTGACACAACATACCAAACAAACAG ATATAACATGA